The following are from one region of the Natronosporangium hydrolyticum genome:
- a CDS encoding histidinol-phosphate transaminase encodes MDREIDQLVREELRGRSPYGAPQLAVPVRLNTNENPYPVPAPVVAQVAEAVAAELAGLNRYPDRDAVALRTDLADYLGHGLTADQVWAANGSNEVQQQLLQVFGGPGRTALGFTPSYSMHPLLAAGTGTTWVDGQRGEQFDLTAEATAAQVREHQPAVVFLCSPNNPTGTALPLPVVSAVLAAAPGIVVVDEAYAEFARPGTASALTLLPEHRRLVVTRTMSKAFGFAGGRLGYLAADPAVVAAVQLVRLPYHLSALTQAAARAVLAHAPALLASVTALKEQRDRLVTELRARGLAVADSDANFVLFGGLGEQQPVWRALVDRGVLVRDVGIAGWLRVSAGTPAETDAFLTALDDVLKEQR; translated from the coding sequence ATCGACCGGGAGATCGACCAGCTGGTGCGGGAGGAGCTGCGCGGCCGCTCCCCGTACGGGGCGCCGCAGCTGGCGGTCCCGGTCCGGCTCAACACCAACGAAAATCCCTATCCGGTGCCGGCGCCGGTCGTCGCGCAGGTGGCCGAGGCGGTCGCTGCCGAGCTGGCCGGGCTCAACCGCTACCCCGACCGGGACGCGGTGGCGCTGCGCACCGACCTCGCCGACTACCTGGGCCACGGCCTCACCGCCGACCAGGTGTGGGCGGCGAACGGCTCCAACGAGGTGCAGCAGCAGCTGCTGCAGGTCTTCGGTGGCCCCGGCCGCACCGCCCTCGGTTTCACCCCGTCCTACTCGATGCATCCGCTGCTCGCCGCCGGCACCGGCACCACCTGGGTGGACGGCCAGCGGGGGGAGCAGTTCGACCTCACCGCCGAGGCGACGGCGGCGCAGGTGCGCGAGCACCAGCCCGCGGTGGTGTTCCTCTGCTCTCCGAACAACCCCACCGGCACCGCGCTGCCGCTGCCGGTGGTCTCCGCGGTGCTCGCCGCGGCCCCGGGGATCGTGGTGGTCGACGAGGCGTACGCCGAGTTCGCCCGGCCGGGCACCGCGAGCGCGTTGACGTTGTTGCCGGAGCACCGGCGGCTGGTCGTGACCCGGACCATGAGCAAGGCGTTCGGCTTCGCCGGTGGCCGGCTGGGCTATCTGGCCGCCGACCCGGCGGTGGTGGCGGCGGTGCAGCTGGTCCGGCTGCCGTACCACCTCTCCGCGCTGACTCAGGCGGCCGCCCGGGCGGTGCTGGCGCACGCGCCAGCCCTGCTGGCGTCGGTGACGGCGCTGAAGGAGCAGCGGGACCGGTTGGTGACCGAGCTGCGGGCGCGTGGCCTGGCGGTCGCCGACAGCGACGCCAACTTCGTGCTGTTCGGCGGGTTGGGTGAGCAGCAGCCGGTGTGGCGTGCGTTGGTCGACCGGGGGGTGCTGGTCCGCGATGTCGGCATCGCCGGCTGGCTGCGGGTGAGCGCCGGCACCCCGGCCGAGACCGATGCCTTCCTGACCGCATTGGATGACGTGTTGAAGGAGCAACGATGA
- the hisB gene encoding imidazoleglycerol-phosphate dehydratase HisB, protein MSRSARIERTTAETKVSVALALDGTGQAEIATGVGFFDHMLHQIARHGGFDLSVHTDGDLEIDAHHTVEDTTLALGAALAEALGDKAGINRYGDAVVPMDEVLVQAAVDLSGRPYVVHDEPPLAPYIVGTGATYPTSLTRHIWESLGHTAKLTLHVSVLRAARDGATPDPHHVVEGQFKAVARALRTAVALDPRGAGTVPSTKGTL, encoded by the coding sequence ATGAGCCGGAGCGCGAGGATCGAGCGGACCACCGCGGAGACGAAGGTGAGCGTCGCGCTGGCGCTGGACGGCACCGGCCAGGCGGAGATCGCCACCGGGGTCGGTTTCTTCGACCACATGCTGCACCAGATCGCCCGGCACGGCGGCTTCGACCTGTCGGTGCACACCGACGGCGACCTGGAGATCGACGCACACCACACTGTGGAGGACACCACCCTGGCGTTGGGGGCGGCGCTGGCGGAGGCGCTCGGCGACAAGGCCGGCATCAACCGGTACGGCGACGCGGTGGTGCCGATGGACGAGGTGTTGGTGCAGGCGGCCGTGGACCTCTCCGGCCGCCCTTATGTGGTGCACGACGAGCCGCCGCTCGCCCCGTACATTGTGGGCACCGGTGCTACCTACCCGACCAGCTTGACCCGGCACATCTGGGAGTCGCTGGGGCACACCGCGAAGCTGACGCTGCACGTGTCGGTGCTGCGGGCCGCTCGCGACGGGGCCACCCCGGATCCGCACCACGTGGTGGAGGGGCAGTTCAAGGCGGTGGCCCGGGCGCTGCGGACGGCGGTGGCGCTGGACCCGCGGGGGGCCGGGACGGTCCCGAGCACCAAAGGGACGCTGTGA
- the hisH gene encoding imidazole glycerol phosphate synthase subunit HisH: MGEPTVVVLDYGSGNLRSAERALARAGARVRVTDDLAAAEAADGLVVPGVGAFAACMAGIDKLGAPPVIAARVAAGRPVLGICVGAQILFEYGDEHGQVTPGLGLLPGGVTRLAAARVPHMGWNELRAPAGSVLFAQLPPGTRCYFVHSYAARPTSELVATGALVSVAEHGGPFVAAVERGPLSATQFHPEKSSDAGATLLRSWVGTL; this comes from the coding sequence ATGGGTGAGCCGACTGTGGTGGTGCTGGACTACGGTTCCGGCAACCTCCGGTCCGCCGAACGTGCGCTGGCGCGGGCCGGCGCGCGGGTGCGGGTCACCGACGACCTGGCTGCGGCGGAGGCCGCTGATGGGCTGGTCGTCCCGGGCGTCGGAGCGTTCGCCGCCTGTATGGCCGGCATCGACAAGCTCGGCGCGCCGCCGGTGATCGCCGCCCGGGTCGCCGCCGGCCGGCCGGTGCTCGGCATCTGCGTCGGCGCGCAGATCCTGTTCGAGTACGGCGACGAGCATGGGCAGGTCACCCCGGGGCTGGGGCTGCTGCCCGGCGGGGTCACCCGGCTCGCCGCGGCCCGGGTGCCGCATATGGGCTGGAATGAGTTGCGTGCCCCGGCTGGTTCGGTGCTCTTCGCCCAGCTGCCGCCGGGCACCCGGTGCTACTTTGTCCACTCCTACGCCGCCCGCCCCACCTCCGAGCTGGTCGCCACCGGGGCGCTGGTGAGCGTGGCCGAGCACGGCGGGCCGTTCGTCGCCGCGGTGGAGCGGGGGCCGCTGTCGGCGACCCAGTTCCACCCGGAAAAATCCAGCGACGCCGGGGCCACCCTGCTGCGCTCATGGGTAGGTACGCTGTGA
- the priA gene encoding bifunctional 1-(5-phosphoribosyl)-5-((5-phosphoribosylamino)methylideneamino)imidazole-4-carboxamide isomerase/phosphoribosylanthranilate isomerase PriA — protein MTLTLLPAVDVADGVAVRLVQGEAGTETGYGDPLEAALAWQRAGAQWVHLVDLDAAFGRGSNADLLADVVRQLDVAVELSGGIRDDASLRAALGTGAARVNIGTAALEDPAWCDKVVGEYGDRIAIGLDVRDRTLSARGWTRDGGDLFDVLARLDAAGCARYVVTDIRRDGTLTGPNLDLLREVCARTPAPVIASGGVSTLDDLRALAGLAPLGVEGVICGKALYAGAFTIEEALATLAAPS, from the coding sequence ATGACACTAACTCTGCTGCCGGCGGTCGACGTGGCCGACGGGGTGGCGGTGCGGCTGGTGCAGGGCGAAGCGGGCACCGAGACCGGTTACGGCGATCCGCTGGAGGCGGCGCTGGCGTGGCAACGGGCCGGCGCGCAGTGGGTGCACCTGGTGGACCTGGACGCCGCGTTCGGCCGGGGCAGCAACGCCGACCTGCTCGCCGACGTGGTCCGGCAGCTGGATGTGGCGGTCGAGCTCTCCGGCGGCATCCGGGACGACGCGTCGCTGCGGGCGGCGCTGGGCACCGGCGCGGCCCGGGTCAACATCGGTACCGCCGCGCTGGAGGACCCGGCCTGGTGCGACAAGGTGGTCGGGGAGTATGGCGACCGGATCGCGATCGGCCTGGACGTGCGCGACCGGACCCTCTCCGCCCGCGGTTGGACCCGCGACGGTGGGGACCTCTTCGACGTCCTCGCCCGGCTGGACGCCGCCGGCTGCGCCCGTTACGTGGTGACCGACATCCGCCGCGACGGCACCCTCACCGGCCCCAATCTGGACCTGCTGCGGGAGGTGTGTGCGCGTACCCCGGCGCCGGTGATCGCCTCCGGCGGCGTCTCCACACTGGATGACCTGCGCGCGCTCGCCGGCCTGGCGCCGCTGGGAGTGGAGGGCGTGATCTGCGGCAAGGCGCTCTACGCCGGCGCGTTCACCATCGAAGAAGCGCTCGCCACCCTCGCGGCCCCCAGCTGA
- a CDS encoding AAA family ATPase, which yields MGRWFNTAGPCLPEYHYMIPALRRLPEAPRLVSQLGYFVVHAPRQTGKTTAVRALGDDLTASGEYVSMAFTCEIGRAAGDDYHAAIQGVVQEIRSRAEVALPPELRPPPWPQDGENLLKEALAAWARACPRPLVLFFDEIDALRGQSLISVLSQLRAGYNERPADFPASVVLCGLRDVRDYKAAAGGDPRRLGTASPFNIKLKSLRVGDFTAAEVAELYGQHTADTGQEFTADAVARAFELTGGQPWLVNALAKEIVEEISVPTAEPITVEHVEAAKERLILARATHLDSLAARLAEPRVRRVIEPVLAGTLAQLEPYDDDTRYVRDLGLVASSPPVRIANPIYHEVIVRVLGSAVEENVLADPRSFVLPDGRFDIDLLLREFAAFWRENGELLTAGMIYHEVAPQLVLMGYLQRVVNGGGTVTREYGLGRGRIDLLIEWPYRTADGKRSWQREAIELKVWRTGEPDPLDRGLAQLDGYLDRLGLDHGVLVVFDRRAEAAPITDRTGFAEHHSPAGRPVTLLRG from the coding sequence ATGGGTCGTTGGTTCAACACCGCCGGGCCGTGCCTGCCCGAATACCATTACATGATTCCGGCGCTGCGCCGGCTGCCGGAGGCCCCCCGGCTGGTGTCGCAGCTCGGCTACTTCGTGGTCCACGCGCCGCGGCAGACCGGGAAGACCACCGCGGTCCGAGCGCTCGGTGACGACCTCACCGCCTCCGGCGAGTACGTGTCGATGGCGTTTACGTGCGAGATCGGCCGGGCGGCCGGGGATGACTACCACGCGGCGATCCAGGGGGTGGTGCAGGAGATCCGCAGTCGGGCGGAGGTAGCACTACCTCCCGAGCTCCGACCGCCGCCGTGGCCGCAGGACGGTGAGAATCTCCTCAAGGAGGCGCTCGCGGCGTGGGCGCGGGCGTGCCCGCGGCCGCTGGTGCTGTTCTTCGACGAGATCGACGCGCTGCGGGGCCAGAGCCTGATCAGCGTGCTGAGCCAGTTGCGAGCTGGCTATAACGAGCGGCCGGCCGATTTTCCCGCCTCGGTGGTGCTGTGCGGGCTGCGCGACGTTCGGGACTACAAGGCGGCGGCTGGGGGCGACCCGCGCCGGCTGGGCACCGCCAGCCCATTCAATATCAAGCTGAAGAGCCTACGGGTCGGGGACTTCACCGCCGCCGAGGTGGCCGAGCTGTACGGGCAGCACACCGCCGACACCGGGCAGGAGTTCACAGCGGATGCGGTGGCCCGGGCGTTTGAACTTACCGGCGGACAGCCGTGGCTGGTCAACGCCCTCGCCAAGGAGATCGTCGAAGAGATCAGTGTGCCCACAGCGGAGCCGATCACGGTGGAGCATGTGGAGGCTGCCAAGGAGCGGCTGATCCTGGCCCGCGCCACCCACCTGGACTCGCTCGCCGCGCGCCTGGCCGAACCGCGGGTCCGTCGGGTCATCGAGCCGGTGCTGGCCGGGACCCTCGCTCAGTTGGAGCCATACGACGATGACACCCGCTACGTGCGCGATCTGGGGCTGGTGGCGTCGAGCCCGCCGGTCCGGATCGCCAACCCGATCTATCACGAGGTGATCGTGCGGGTCCTGGGCAGCGCCGTGGAGGAGAACGTGCTGGCCGATCCGCGCAGCTTCGTGCTGCCCGACGGCCGCTTCGACATCGACCTGCTGCTCCGGGAGTTCGCGGCGTTCTGGCGGGAAAATGGTGAGCTGCTCACCGCCGGGATGATCTACCACGAGGTGGCCCCGCAGTTGGTGCTCATGGGCTACCTGCAGCGGGTGGTCAACGGTGGTGGCACCGTAACCCGGGAGTACGGGCTTGGTCGGGGTCGGATCGACCTGCTCATTGAGTGGCCGTACCGGACTGCGGATGGCAAGCGGAGCTGGCAGCGGGAGGCGATCGAGTTGAAGGTCTGGCGTACCGGTGAGCCGGATCCGCTCGACCGGGGCCTGGCGCAGCTCGATGGCTATCTGGACCGGCTCGGCCTCGACCACGGTGTGCTGGTGGTCTTCGACCGGCGCGCCGAGGCCGCGCCGATCACCGACCGGACCGGCTTCGCCGAGCACCACAGTCCGGCGGGGCGGCCGGTCACCCTGCTACGAGGGTGA
- the hisF gene encoding imidazole glycerol phosphate synthase subunit HisF, with product MSVAVRVIPCLDVDAGRVVKGVRFQDLRDAGDPVELAAAYDAAGADELTFLDVTASSDDRDTMFDVVRRTAESVFIPLTVGGGVRNADDVDRLLRAGADKVGVNTAAVARPEVIAEIAERFGRQVLVLSLDVRRAAGTPSGFEVTTHGGRRGTGIDAVEWARRGAELGAGEILLNSMDADGTKDGFDLPLIEAVRRAVEIPVIASGGAGSVADFPPAVSAGADAVLAASVFHFGELTIGAVKESLHAAGHPVR from the coding sequence ATGAGCGTGGCGGTGCGGGTGATCCCCTGTCTGGATGTGGACGCCGGTCGGGTGGTCAAGGGAGTCCGGTTCCAGGATCTGCGGGACGCCGGCGACCCGGTCGAGCTGGCGGCGGCCTACGACGCGGCCGGCGCCGACGAGTTGACCTTCCTCGACGTCACCGCCTCGTCGGACGACCGGGACACCATGTTCGACGTGGTCCGGCGCACCGCCGAATCGGTGTTCATCCCGCTGACTGTGGGCGGCGGCGTAAGGAACGCCGATGATGTGGACCGGCTGCTGCGGGCCGGTGCCGACAAGGTGGGCGTCAACACCGCGGCGGTGGCGCGACCGGAGGTGATCGCCGAGATCGCCGAGCGGTTCGGCCGGCAGGTGCTGGTGTTGTCGCTGGATGTGCGGCGCGCGGCCGGTACGCCCAGTGGGTTCGAGGTGACCACCCACGGCGGTCGCCGTGGCACCGGCATCGACGCGGTCGAGTGGGCGCGCCGCGGCGCCGAGTTGGGCGCCGGCGAGATCCTGCTGAACTCGATGGACGCCGACGGCACCAAGGACGGCTTCGACCTACCGCTGATCGAGGCGGTGCGGCGGGCGGTGGAGATCCCGGTGATCGCCTCTGGCGGCGCCGGTTCGGTCGCGGACTTTCCCCCGGCGGTGTCGGCCGGCGCCGACGCGGTGCTCGCGGCCAGCGTCTTCCACTTCGGTGAGTTGACCATCGGGGCGGTGAAGGAGTCGCTGCACGCCGCCGGCCACCCGGTCCGTTAG
- a CDS encoding AMP-dependent synthetase/ligase has translation MTNIPYRSIPDMFFKRVEATPDARAFGAPTPDDSGQVWLTWAQVGERAKAIAAGLRGLGINAEDRVAIAANTRLEWVLADLGIMCAGGATTTVYPTTEAEDATYIVRDSGSKVVVAEDHDQVAKLAGADLPEVTHVVLIEGEADPAATPAQLTLAELEQRGGRALAEDPEMISKIVETVAPEHLATLIYTSGTTGKPKGVELLHRGWCWEGVAQGDLEILRPDDLHFLWLPLSHSFGKTLICGMIHVGLPTYVDGRVDKLVDNLGLVRPTLMCGAPRIYEKVYNRVVTTAQSAGGAKAKIFSWATSVGRQKVAKEQAGQSVGGLLGIQYAIANKLVFSKMQQRLGGRIRVLVSGAAPLSREIAEFFAGASLPICEGYGLTESSAANFVNRPGKVKIGTVGQALGDLEVKLDEDGEILLRGAPVMRGYRNLPEATQESFTEDGFFRTGDIGELDREGYLKITDRKKDLVKTSGGKYISPSTIEGRFKAICPYTSQAVVIAHTRNFCTMLVTLDPDAISDWAKGGPLEGKPYEEIVTSKQVHELVGGYVEELNGKLNRWETIKKFAVLPRDLSIEDGEVTPSMKIKRRGVEENFSDTIDKLYEDAVAQL, from the coding sequence ATGACTAACATCCCATACCGCTCGATTCCCGACATGTTCTTCAAGCGCGTCGAAGCCACACCTGACGCTCGCGCCTTCGGGGCTCCCACCCCGGACGACAGCGGCCAGGTCTGGCTGACCTGGGCGCAGGTAGGGGAACGAGCCAAGGCCATCGCCGCCGGACTCCGCGGCCTCGGCATCAACGCCGAGGACCGGGTGGCGATCGCTGCGAACACCCGCCTTGAGTGGGTGCTCGCCGACCTCGGCATCATGTGCGCCGGCGGCGCGACCACCACGGTCTACCCGACGACCGAGGCTGAGGACGCCACCTACATCGTGCGCGACTCCGGCTCCAAGGTGGTCGTCGCCGAGGACCACGACCAGGTGGCGAAGCTAGCCGGCGCGGACCTCCCGGAGGTCACCCACGTCGTGCTGATCGAAGGCGAAGCGGACCCGGCCGCCACCCCCGCCCAACTCACGCTGGCCGAGCTGGAGCAGCGCGGGGGCCGGGCCCTCGCCGAGGACCCGGAGATGATCTCCAAGATCGTCGAGACCGTGGCGCCCGAGCACCTCGCCACCCTGATCTACACCTCCGGCACGACCGGCAAACCCAAGGGTGTCGAGCTGTTGCACCGCGGCTGGTGCTGGGAGGGGGTCGCCCAGGGCGACCTGGAGATCCTGCGCCCCGACGACCTGCATTTCCTGTGGTTGCCGCTCTCCCACTCCTTCGGCAAGACGCTGATCTGCGGAATGATCCACGTCGGCCTGCCTACCTACGTCGACGGCCGGGTCGACAAGCTGGTGGACAACCTCGGGCTGGTCCGGCCGACGCTGATGTGCGGCGCCCCCCGGATCTACGAGAAGGTCTACAACCGGGTGGTCACCACCGCCCAGAGCGCCGGCGGGGCCAAGGCCAAGATCTTCTCCTGGGCCACCTCGGTGGGCCGGCAGAAGGTCGCCAAGGAGCAGGCCGGCCAGTCCGTCGGCGGGTTGCTGGGGATCCAGTACGCGATCGCCAACAAGCTGGTCTTCAGCAAGATGCAGCAGCGGCTGGGTGGGCGGATCCGGGTGCTGGTCTCCGGCGCCGCGCCGCTGTCCCGAGAAATCGCCGAGTTCTTCGCCGGTGCCAGCCTGCCGATCTGCGAGGGTTACGGGCTGACTGAGAGCAGCGCCGCCAACTTCGTCAACCGGCCCGGCAAGGTCAAGATCGGTACGGTCGGTCAGGCGCTCGGCGACCTGGAGGTGAAGCTCGACGAGGACGGCGAGATCCTGCTGCGCGGCGCGCCGGTGATGCGGGGCTACCGCAACCTGCCGGAGGCCACCCAGGAGTCGTTCACCGAGGACGGGTTCTTCCGCACCGGCGACATCGGCGAACTGGACCGCGAGGGCTATCTGAAGATCACCGACCGGAAGAAGGACCTGGTCAAGACCTCCGGCGGCAAGTACATCTCGCCCAGCACCATCGAGGGCCGGTTCAAGGCGATCTGCCCGTACACCTCGCAGGCGGTGGTGATCGCCCACACCCGCAACTTCTGCACCATGCTGGTCACGCTCGACCCGGACGCGATCAGCGACTGGGCCAAGGGCGGCCCGCTCGAGGGCAAGCCGTACGAGGAGATCGTCACCTCCAAGCAGGTGCACGAGCTGGTCGGCGGCTACGTCGAGGAGCTGAACGGCAAGCTCAACCGGTGGGAGACGATCAAGAAGTTCGCGGTGCTGCCGCGGGATCTGAGCATCGAGGACGGGGAGGTCACCCCCTCGATGAAGATCAAGCGGAGAGGCGTCGAGGAGAACTTCTCCGACACCATCGACAAGCTCTACGAAGACGCCGTCGCCCAACTCTGA
- a CDS encoding ABC transporter ATP-binding protein, with amino-acid sequence MALKTSRDVLLRGLRVLGIGIRRQPRIFVVALVGSCAFGLLIIANAYVIGAVVGEVALPAIESGDLRLGALLLAAAALIGLSVLRVVSIFARRIGAGYMQYRLQASLRRQVTRRYLRLPVSWHQRNATGTLLSNANSDVEATWFPIAPMPFAVGTAVMLVTAIGVVFATDPALGLVALTIFPALLTLNVFYSRRMAPRQARAQQLRAAVSAIGHESFDGALVVKTMGREAEETQRFDGKAKELRDALIRIGRLRGMFDPLLETLPHLGTLAVLLVGTARVRQGAIDVTELVSVAYLFTVMAFPVRAIGWVLAELPRSVAGWDRVQRVLSATGEMPYGQQRVDTSTAPASLRFDQVGFAHADRQPVLRDISFEVPAGRTVALVGATGAGKSTLVNLACRLVDPGTGAVSIDGVDLRELSAASLARTVALVPQVPFGFDDSVRANVSLDRSGIDDAQVWQALRLAQADGYVAGLADGLDTVVGERGTSLSGGQRQRLTLARALAGQPRLLILDDATSAVDPRVEAAILAGLRGGGTSILVVAYRRATIALADEVVYLEGGVVAARGRHVELLAEVPGYRNLVTAYEQAEAERERQQAFDETTSEVTR; translated from the coding sequence GTGGCCTTGAAGACGAGTCGGGACGTGCTGCTGCGTGGATTGCGCGTACTCGGCATCGGCATCCGGCGCCAACCCCGCATCTTCGTCGTCGCCCTCGTCGGCAGCTGTGCCTTCGGGCTGCTGATCATCGCGAACGCGTACGTGATCGGCGCGGTCGTCGGCGAGGTGGCGTTGCCGGCGATCGAGAGCGGCGACCTGCGACTCGGTGCGCTCCTGTTGGCCGCGGCCGCCCTGATCGGGCTGAGTGTGTTGCGGGTGGTCAGCATCTTCGCCCGCCGGATCGGTGCCGGGTACATGCAGTACCGGCTGCAGGCCAGCCTCCGGCGCCAGGTGACCCGGCGCTACCTGCGGCTGCCGGTCTCCTGGCACCAGCGGAATGCGACCGGCACCCTGCTCTCCAACGCCAACTCCGATGTCGAGGCGACCTGGTTCCCGATCGCCCCGATGCCGTTCGCCGTGGGCACGGCGGTGATGTTGGTGACCGCGATCGGGGTTGTCTTCGCCACCGACCCGGCGCTCGGCCTGGTGGCCTTGACGATCTTCCCGGCGCTACTGACCCTGAACGTCTTCTACTCCCGACGGATGGCCCCCCGGCAGGCGCGGGCCCAACAGCTCCGGGCCGCGGTCAGCGCGATCGGGCACGAGAGCTTCGACGGCGCGCTGGTGGTCAAGACCATGGGCCGCGAGGCCGAGGAGACCCAGCGCTTCGACGGCAAGGCCAAGGAGCTGCGGGACGCGCTGATCCGGATCGGCCGGCTCCGCGGCATGTTCGACCCGTTGCTGGAGACGCTGCCGCACCTCGGCACCCTGGCGGTGCTGCTGGTCGGCACCGCCCGGGTGCGGCAGGGTGCGATCGACGTGACCGAGCTGGTCAGCGTGGCGTACCTGTTCACCGTGATGGCCTTCCCGGTCCGGGCGATCGGCTGGGTGCTGGCCGAACTCCCGCGCAGCGTCGCCGGCTGGGACCGAGTGCAGCGGGTGCTGAGCGCCACCGGTGAGATGCCCTACGGGCAGCAGCGGGTGGACACCTCGACCGCCCCGGCGAGCCTACGCTTCGACCAGGTCGGCTTCGCCCACGCCGACCGACAACCGGTGCTGCGTGACATCTCCTTCGAGGTGCCGGCCGGCCGCACCGTGGCCCTGGTCGGCGCTACCGGAGCCGGCAAGTCGACATTGGTCAACCTCGCCTGCCGGTTGGTGGACCCCGGCACCGGCGCCGTCAGCATCGACGGGGTCGACCTGCGGGAACTCTCAGCCGCATCGCTCGCCCGGACGGTCGCGCTCGTGCCCCAGGTGCCGTTCGGCTTCGACGACTCGGTGCGGGCCAACGTCAGCCTCGACCGGTCGGGCATCGACGACGCCCAGGTGTGGCAGGCGCTGCGGCTCGCCCAGGCCGACGGCTACGTCGCCGGCCTCGCCGACGGACTGGACACGGTGGTGGGGGAGCGTGGCACCAGCCTCTCGGGCGGGCAGCGGCAGCGCCTCACCCTCGCCCGTGCGCTGGCCGGTCAGCCCCGGCTGCTGATCCTCGACGACGCCACCAGCGCGGTCGATCCGCGGGTGGAGGCGGCGATCCTGGCCGGCCTGCGCGGCGGCGGCACGTCGATTCTGGTGGTGGCCTACCGGCGGGCGACGATCGCGCTCGCCGACGAGGTGGTCTACCTGGAGGGTGGGGTGGTCGCGGCCCGGGGACGCCACGTCGAGCTGCTCGCCGAGGTGCCGGGCTACCGCAACCTGGTCACCGCGTATGAGCAGGCGGAGGCCGAGCGGGAACGGCAACAGGCGTTCGACGAGACCACGAGCGAGGTGACGCGATGA